GAGTGGCTGGTGCGGCAGGGCGTCCCGTTCCGCGTGGCGCACGAGGCGGCGGGCGAGTGCGTGCGCGCGGCCGAGGCCCGGGGCGTGGGCCTGGAGGACCTCACCGACGACGAGTTCGCGGGGATCTCGCCCCACCTCACGCCCGAGGTGCGTAGCGTGTTGACCGTGGAAGGTTCGATCGCGTCGCGCGACGCGCACGGGGGCACCGCGCCCGACCGGGTGGCCGAACAGCTCAAGCGGTTGCGGGACAAGGCACGCCTTGCTCGACGCGCCTAGGCAGCTCACCGAGCAGGAGCTGGCCGTCGACCCCGTCGACGCGTCCCGGCTCCTGCTCGGGTCGATCATCGAGAGCACGACCCCCGAAGGTGTCGTCGGCGTGCGCATCGTGGAGGTGGAGGCGTACCGGGGCGGCGACGACCCGGCGTCCCACTGCTACCGGGGCCGCACGCCGCGCAACGAGGTCATGTTCGGCCCGGCGGGTCGTTTGTACGTGTACTTCGTCTACGGCATGCACTTCTGCGCCAACGTGGTGTCCCTGACCGACGGCGTGCCCGGTGCGGTGCTGCTGCGCGCCGGCGAGGTCGTCTACGGCGAGGACCTGGCCCAGATGCGCCGTCCGTCCGCCCGCAACCACGCCGAACTCGCGAAGGGCCCGGCCCGGCTGACCGGCGTCCTGGGCCTGGACCGCGCGCACAACGGCATCGACCTCACCGAACCCGACGCCTCCGTCCGCCTCCTGGCCGGCGACCCCGCGACGGACATCCGCACCGGCCCGCGCGTCGGCGTGGCGGTGGCGGTCGACGTCCCGTGGCGGTTCTGGATCGACTCGCCGGCGGTCAGCACGTACCGCCGAGGCACCCGCCGCACCCGCGTGAGCTGAGCTCAGGAGCTGCCGGCGTCGTGCCGCACGCGGGACTCCGCCACGTACCCCCGGTGCTCCTCCGCCCACCGCATCAACGCGCTGACCTGCTCCGACAGCGTCACCCCCACGGGCGTCAACGCGTAGTCCACCCGCGGCGGCGAGGTCGGCGTGACCGTCCGCGTCACCAGCCCGTCGCGCTCCAGCGACCGCAGGGTCAGCGTCAGCATCCGCTGCGAGATGCCCTCGATCGAGTGCTGCAGCTCCGAGTAGCGCCGCGACCCGTCGCCGAGCAGGCTCATCACGAGCACGCTCCACTTGTCGCCCACCCGGTCGAGCACGTCGCGCAGCTCGCACATCGGGTGCTCGCCGGAGACACGCACACCGGTGTGCGGAGGGCGGGTCAATGTGCCGTCTTCCGTCATAGGCGCATCCTCGACCAGGATCGGGAACCGCACAAGCAGTAACCAACGCACAGAAAGTGCGGTACCCGTGATCGACCTACCGACCAGACCCGGACCCCGGCCGACCACCACCGGTCGGGAGATCCCGCACGACCAGCTCGACCAGTTCTCGCCCGCGCACATCCGCGACGCGCTCGTCGAGACCGCCCGCGCCCTGCCCGGCGTGTTCACCGGACCCAGCCAGGTCTCCGAACCCGCCTCGCTGGCCCTGCGCCTGCACCACCCGACCGGGCC
This DNA window, taken from Saccharothrix variisporea, encodes the following:
- a CDS encoding DNA-3-methyladenine glycosylase, whose product is MLDAPRQLTEQELAVDPVDASRLLLGSIIESTTPEGVVGVRIVEVEAYRGGDDPASHCYRGRTPRNEVMFGPAGRLYVYFVYGMHFCANVVSLTDGVPGAVLLRAGEVVYGEDLAQMRRPSARNHAELAKGPARLTGVLGLDRAHNGIDLTEPDASVRLLAGDPATDIRTGPRVGVAVAVDVPWRFWIDSPAVSTYRRGTRRTRVS
- a CDS encoding winged helix-turn-helix transcriptional regulator translates to MTEDGTLTRPPHTGVRVSGEHPMCELRDVLDRVGDKWSVLVMSLLGDGSRRYSELQHSIEGISQRMLTLTLRSLERDGLVTRTVTPTSPPRVDYALTPVGVTLSEQVSALMRWAEEHRGYVAESRVRHDAGSS